A single region of the Drosophila takahashii strain IR98-3 E-12201 chromosome 2R, DtakHiC1v2, whole genome shotgun sequence genome encodes:
- the PCB gene encoding pyruvate carboxylase, mitochondrial isoform X1 yields the protein MFIPAAQSAYKTLRKTQPRVRLNLLFKNGYSSKVEYKPIRSVLVANRGEIAIRVFRACTELGIKSVAVYSEQDKMHMHRQKADESYIVGKGLPPVEAYLNIPELIRVCKENDVDAVHPGYGFLSERSDFAQAVIDAGLRFIGPSPNVVQKMGDKVAARVAAIEAGVPIVPGTDGPVTTKEEALEFCKKHGLPVIFKAAYGGGGRGMRVVRKMEDVEESFQRASSEAKAAFGNGAMFIEKFIERPRHIEVQLLGDKAGNVVHLYERDCSVQRRHQKVVEIAPAPRLPIEIRDKMTEAAVRLARHVGYENAGTVEFLCDESGNFYFIEVNARLQVEHTVTEEITGIDLVQSQIRIAEGMTLPELGYTQDKIVPRGYAIQCRVTTEDPANDFQPNTGRLEVFRSGEGMGIRLDSASAYAGAIISPYYDSLLVKVISHASDLQSSASKMNRALREFRIRGVKTNIPFLLNVLENQKFLHGVLDTYFIDEHPQLFKFKPSLNRAQKLLNYMGEVLVNGPQTPLATTLKPAIVSPHVPEVPLDLSQEALDREERGEAKVTEPPKGLREVLVCGGPEAFAKEVRSRKELLLMDTTFRDAHQSLLATRVRSHDLLKISPFVAHKFNNLYSLENWGGATFDVALRFLHECPWERLEEMRKRIPNIPFQMLLRGANAVGYTSYPDNVVYKFCELAVQTGMDIFRVFDSLNYLPNLILGMDAAGKAGGVVEAAISYTGDVSDPQRTKYDLKYYTNLADELVKAGTHVLCIKDMAGLLKPEAARLLITAIRDKHPDIPIHIHTHDTSGAGVASMLACANAGADVVDVAVDSMSGMTSQPSMGAVVASLQGTPLDTNVDLRTVSEYSAYWEQTRTLYAPFECTTTMRSGNADVYLNEIPGGQYTNLQFQAFSLGLGDFFEDVKKAYREANLLLGDIIKVTPSSKVVGDLAQFMVQNNLTADQVLERAEELSFPKSVVEYLQGSIGIPHGGFPEPLRSRVLKDMPRIEGRPGAELKDLDFDKLKKDLKESHSCITNRDVMSAALYPQVTNDFLNFRDQYGPVDKLDTRIFLTGPNVGEEFDVPLERGKTLSVKALAVSADLKPNGIREVFFELNGQLRAVHILDKEAVKEIHVHPKANKSNKSEVGAPMPGTVIDIRVEVGDKVEKGQPLVVLSAMKMEMVVQSPLAGVVKKLEIANGTKLEGEDLIMIIE from the exons ATGTTCATTCCGGCCGCACAGTCCGCTTACAAGACGCTGCGCAAGACGCAGCCGCGCGTCCGGCTCAACTTGCTCTTCAAAAATGGCTATTCCAGCAAG GTGGAGTACAAGCCCATCCGTTCGGTGTTGGTGGCCAACCGCGGGGAGATCGCCATCCGAGTGTTCCGTGCCTGCACGGAGCTGGGTATCAAGTCGGTGGCCGTCTACTCCGAGCAGGACAAGATGCACATGCACCGACAGAAGGCCGACGAGTCGTACATCGTGGGCAAGGGTCTGCCCCCCGTGGAGGCCTACCTCAACATTCCAGAGCTGATCCGGGTGTGCAAGGAGAACGACGTGGATGCCGTGCATCCCGGCTACGGATTCCTGTCGGAGCGCAGTGACTTTGCCCAGGCGGTAATAGATGCCGGACTGCGCTTCATTGGTCCCTCGCCCAATGTCGTCCAGAAGATGGGTGACAAGGTGGCGGCCCGAGTGGCGGCCATTGAGGCGGGTGTGCCCATTGTGCCCGGCACCGATGGTCCAGTGACCACCAAAGAGGAGGCCCTGGAGTTCTGCAAGAAGCACGGCTTGCCCGTAATCTTCAAAGCCGCCTACGGAGGTGGCGGACGTGGCATGCGCGTCGTCCGCAAAATGGAGGATGTGGAGGAGAGCTTCCAGCGAGCGAGCTCCGAGGCGAAGGCGGCCTTCGGCAACGGGGCCATGTTCATCGAGAAGTTCATCGAGCGACCGCGTCACATTGAGGTTCAGCTGCTGGGAGACAAGGCCGGGAATGTGGTGCATCTGTACGAGCGCGACTGCTCCGTGCAGCGTCGCCACCAGAAGGTGGTGGAGATCGCGCCGGCTCCGCGCCTGCCCATCGAGATCCGGGACAAGATGACGGAGGCCGCTGTGCGCTTGGCCCGCCACGTGGGCTACGAAAACGCCGGAACCGTGGAGTTCCTGTGCGACGAGTCCGGCAACTTCTACTTCATCGAGGTCAACGCCCGTCTGCAGGTGGAGCACACGGTCACCGAGGAGATCACGGGCATCGATCTGGTGCAGTCGCAGATCCGCATAGCCGAGGGCATGACCTTGCCCGAGCTGGGCTACACGCAGGACAAGATCGTGCCCCGCGGCTACGCCATCCAGTGCCGTGTGACCACCGAGGACCCGGCCAACGACTTCCAGCCCAACACCGGTCGCCTGGAGGTCTTCCGCTCCGGCGAGGGCATGGGCATCCGGCTGGACAGTGCGTCCGCCTATGCCGGAGCCATCATCTCGCCGTACTACGACTCCTTGCTGGTCAAGGTGATCTCGCACGCCAGCGACCTGCAGAGCTCCGCCTCCAAGATGAACCGTGCCCTGCGGGAGTTCCGCATCCGCGGCGTCAAGACCAACATCCCCTTCCTGCTGAACGTGCTGGAGAACCAGAAGTTCCTGCACGGCGTCCTCGACACCTACTTCATCGACGAGCACCCGCAGCTGTTCAAGTTCAAGCCCTCGCTGAATCGCGCCCAGAAGCTGCTCAACTACATGGGTGAGGTGCTGGTCAACGGACCGCAGACGCCGCTGGCCACCACCCTGAAGCCCGCCATCGTCTCGCCGCACGTTCCCGAGGTTCCGCTGG ATCTGTCCCAGGAAGCACTAGATCGTGAAGAGCGTGGCGAGGCCAAAG TTACGGAACCCCCGAAAGGACTTCGCGAGGTTCTCGTTTGCGGAGGACCCGAGGCCTTCGCCAAAGAGGTGCGCAGCCGCAAGGAGCTGCTGCTCATGGACACCACCTTCCGCGACGCCCACCAGTCGCTGCTGGCCACCCGCGTCCGATCCCACGACCTGCTGAAGATCTCCCCCTTCGTGGCGCACAAGTTCAACAACCTGTACTCCCTGGAGAACTGGGGCGGAGCCACCTTCGACGTGGCGCTGCGCTTCCTGCACGAGTGCCCCTGGGAGCGGCTGGAGGAGATGCGCAAGCGCATCCCGAACATTCCCTTCCAGATGCTGCTGCGCGGAGCCAACGCCGTCGGCTACACCAGCTACCCGGACAACGTGGTCTACAAGTTCTGCGAGCTGGCCGTCCAGACCGGCATGGACATCTTCCGGGTGTTCGACTCGCTCAACTACCTGCCCAACCTGATCCTCGGCATGGACGCCGCGGGCAAGGCGGGCGGCGTGGTGGAGGCGGCCATCTCCTACACCGGCGACGTCAGCGATCCCCAGCGCACCAAGTACGACCTGAAGTACTACACCAACCTGGCCGACGAGCTGGTCAAGGCGGGCACCCACGTGCTCTGCATCAAGGACATGGCGGGTCTGCTCAAGCCCGAAGCAGCCAG GCTCCTCATCACCGCCATTCGGGACAAGCACCCCGACATCCCGATCCACATCCACACCCACGACACCTCCGGAGCGGGAGTGGCCTCCATGCTGGCCTGCGCCAATGCCGGAGCGGATGTGGTGGACGTGGCGGTCGACTCGATGAGCGGCATGACCTCCCAGCCGAGCATGGGCGCCGTGGTGGCCTCCCTGCAGGGCACTCCGCTGGACACGAACGTGGACCTGCGCACGGTGTCGGAGTACTCCGCCTACTGGGAGCAGACGCGCACCCTGTACGCCCCCTTCGAGTGCACGACGACGATGCGGTCGGGCAACGCGGATGTCTACCTGAACGAGATCCCCGGCGGACAGTACACCAACCTGCAGTTCCAGGCCTTCTCGCTGGGACTGGGCGACTTCTTCGAGGACGTGAAGAAGGCCTACCGCGAGGCCAACCTGCTGCTGGGCGACATCATCAAGGTGACGCCCTCGTCGAAGGTGGTGGGCGATCTGGCCCAGTTCATGGTCCAGAACAACCTGACCGCCGACCAGGTGCTGGAGCGGGCCGAGGAGCTCTCGTTCCCCAAGTCGGTGGTGGAGTACCTGCAGGGCTCCATTGGCATCCCGCACGGCGGATTCCCCGAGCCCCTGCGCTCGCGCGTCCTCAAGGACATGCCCCGCATCGAGGGTCGTCCGGGCGCCGAGCTGAAGGACCTGGACTTCGACAAGCTGAAGAAGGACCTCAAGGAATCTCACTCGTGCATCACCAACCGCGACGTAATGTCGGCCGCCCTCTATCCCCAGGTGACGAACGACTTCCTGAACTTCCGCGACCAGTACGGACCCGTCGACAAGCTGGACACGCGCATCTTCCTCACGGGACCCAATGTGGGCGAGGAGTTCGACGTCCCGCTGGAGCGCGGAAAGACGCTGAGCGTGAAGGCCTTGGCCGTGTCCGCCGATCTCAAGCCCAACGGCATCCGAGAGGTCTTCTTCGAGCTAAACGGACAGCTGCGCGCGGTCCACATTCTGGACAAGGAGGCCGTCAAG GAGATCCATGTGCATCCCAAGGCCAACAAGTCGAACAAGAGCGAGGTGGGCGCCCCCATGCCCGGAACCGTCATCGATATCCGCGTGGAGGTCGGCGACAAGGTCGAGAAGGGTCAGCCCCTGGTTGTGCTCTCGGCCATGAAGATGGAGATGGTGGTGCAGTCGCCATTGGCTGGCGTCGTCAAGAAGCTGGAGATCGCCAACGGAACGAAGCTCGAGGGCGAGGACCTCATCATGATTATCGAATAG
- the LOC108067888 gene encoding UPF0598 protein CG30010 yields MFILRSRTIVKPKILALPSPFCRYLQYNQGQSPEPKIREYFYYIDHEGMLFLDDAKMKNFTSCFKEKDFLRFFFNRLRLNKTNRYEKDFPYISLCGRERNFIRCDDTPLVFTEQFRKDDKEVLSYAHSGQVLTLPYEPHKLYMDPRNGRVYHPATPQVGGIGLVRSKLAIELSQHFEFPAGQASPTHFQWNGERLKLQNDWVGNTQRFPMNEECL; encoded by the exons ATGTTTATACTACGTTCCAGAACGATAGTAAAGCCGAAAATCCTTGCTCTTCCAAGCCCTTTTTGTCGTTACCTACAGTACAATCAAGGTCAATCTCCGGAGCCGAAAATACGCGAGTACTTTTACTACATTGATCATGAGGGAATG CTCTTTCTCGACGATGCGAAGATGAAAAACTTTACTAGCTGCTTCAAGGAAAAGGATTTTCTCAGGTTCTTTTTCAATCGCCTGCGTCTGAACAAAACGAATCGATATGAAAAGGACTTTCCCTACATTTCTCTCTGTGGACGCGAAAGGAATTTTATACGATGCGATGACACGCCGCTTGTGTTCACCGAACAATTTAGAAAAGACGATAAGGAGGTGCTCAGCTATGCGCACTCGGGACAGGTCCTAACGCTGCCCTACGAGCCCCATAAACTGTACATGGATCCGCGAAACGGAAGGGTCTATCATCCAGCGACTCCACAGGTGGGCGGAATCGGCCTGGTGCGCTCCAAACTGGCCATAGAACTCAGTCAGCACTTTGAGTTTCCCGCGGGCCAGGCTTCCCCCACTCATTTTCAATGGAACGGGGAACGATTGAAGCTGCAAAACGACTGGGTTGGCAATACCCAGCGATTTCCCATGAACGAGGAGTGTTTATAA
- the PCB gene encoding pyruvate carboxylase, mitochondrial isoform X2 — MFIPAAQSAYKTLRKTQPRVRLNLLFKNGYSSKVEYKPIRSVLVANRGEIAIRVFRACTELGIKSVAVYSEQDKMHMHRQKADESYIVGKGLPPVEAYLNIPELIRVCKENDVDAVHPGYGFLSERSDFAQAVIDAGLRFIGPSPNVVQKMGDKVAARVAAIEAGVPIVPGTDGPVTTKEEALEFCKKHGLPVIFKAAYGGGGRGMRVVRKMEDVEESFQRASSEAKAAFGNGAMFIEKFIERPRHIEVQLLGDKAGNVVHLYERDCSVQRRHQKVVEIAPAPRLPIEIRDKMTEAAVRLARHVGYENAGTVEFLCDESGNFYFIEVNARLQVEHTVTEEITGIDLVQSQIRIAEGMTLPELGYTQDKIVPRGYAIQCRVTTEDPANDFQPNTGRLEVFRSGEGMGIRLDSASAYAGAIISPYYDSLLVKVISHASDLQSSASKMNRALREFRIRGVKTNIPFLLNVLENQKFLHGVLDTYFIDEHPQLFKFKPSLNRAQKLLNYMGEVLVNGPQTPLATTLKPAIVSPHVPEVPLVTEPPKGLREVLVCGGPEAFAKEVRSRKELLLMDTTFRDAHQSLLATRVRSHDLLKISPFVAHKFNNLYSLENWGGATFDVALRFLHECPWERLEEMRKRIPNIPFQMLLRGANAVGYTSYPDNVVYKFCELAVQTGMDIFRVFDSLNYLPNLILGMDAAGKAGGVVEAAISYTGDVSDPQRTKYDLKYYTNLADELVKAGTHVLCIKDMAGLLKPEAARLLITAIRDKHPDIPIHIHTHDTSGAGVASMLACANAGADVVDVAVDSMSGMTSQPSMGAVVASLQGTPLDTNVDLRTVSEYSAYWEQTRTLYAPFECTTTMRSGNADVYLNEIPGGQYTNLQFQAFSLGLGDFFEDVKKAYREANLLLGDIIKVTPSSKVVGDLAQFMVQNNLTADQVLERAEELSFPKSVVEYLQGSIGIPHGGFPEPLRSRVLKDMPRIEGRPGAELKDLDFDKLKKDLKESHSCITNRDVMSAALYPQVTNDFLNFRDQYGPVDKLDTRIFLTGPNVGEEFDVPLERGKTLSVKALAVSADLKPNGIREVFFELNGQLRAVHILDKEAVKEIHVHPKANKSNKSEVGAPMPGTVIDIRVEVGDKVEKGQPLVVLSAMKMEMVVQSPLAGVVKKLEIANGTKLEGEDLIMIIE; from the exons ATGTTCATTCCGGCCGCACAGTCCGCTTACAAGACGCTGCGCAAGACGCAGCCGCGCGTCCGGCTCAACTTGCTCTTCAAAAATGGCTATTCCAGCAAG GTGGAGTACAAGCCCATCCGTTCGGTGTTGGTGGCCAACCGCGGGGAGATCGCCATCCGAGTGTTCCGTGCCTGCACGGAGCTGGGTATCAAGTCGGTGGCCGTCTACTCCGAGCAGGACAAGATGCACATGCACCGACAGAAGGCCGACGAGTCGTACATCGTGGGCAAGGGTCTGCCCCCCGTGGAGGCCTACCTCAACATTCCAGAGCTGATCCGGGTGTGCAAGGAGAACGACGTGGATGCCGTGCATCCCGGCTACGGATTCCTGTCGGAGCGCAGTGACTTTGCCCAGGCGGTAATAGATGCCGGACTGCGCTTCATTGGTCCCTCGCCCAATGTCGTCCAGAAGATGGGTGACAAGGTGGCGGCCCGAGTGGCGGCCATTGAGGCGGGTGTGCCCATTGTGCCCGGCACCGATGGTCCAGTGACCACCAAAGAGGAGGCCCTGGAGTTCTGCAAGAAGCACGGCTTGCCCGTAATCTTCAAAGCCGCCTACGGAGGTGGCGGACGTGGCATGCGCGTCGTCCGCAAAATGGAGGATGTGGAGGAGAGCTTCCAGCGAGCGAGCTCCGAGGCGAAGGCGGCCTTCGGCAACGGGGCCATGTTCATCGAGAAGTTCATCGAGCGACCGCGTCACATTGAGGTTCAGCTGCTGGGAGACAAGGCCGGGAATGTGGTGCATCTGTACGAGCGCGACTGCTCCGTGCAGCGTCGCCACCAGAAGGTGGTGGAGATCGCGCCGGCTCCGCGCCTGCCCATCGAGATCCGGGACAAGATGACGGAGGCCGCTGTGCGCTTGGCCCGCCACGTGGGCTACGAAAACGCCGGAACCGTGGAGTTCCTGTGCGACGAGTCCGGCAACTTCTACTTCATCGAGGTCAACGCCCGTCTGCAGGTGGAGCACACGGTCACCGAGGAGATCACGGGCATCGATCTGGTGCAGTCGCAGATCCGCATAGCCGAGGGCATGACCTTGCCCGAGCTGGGCTACACGCAGGACAAGATCGTGCCCCGCGGCTACGCCATCCAGTGCCGTGTGACCACCGAGGACCCGGCCAACGACTTCCAGCCCAACACCGGTCGCCTGGAGGTCTTCCGCTCCGGCGAGGGCATGGGCATCCGGCTGGACAGTGCGTCCGCCTATGCCGGAGCCATCATCTCGCCGTACTACGACTCCTTGCTGGTCAAGGTGATCTCGCACGCCAGCGACCTGCAGAGCTCCGCCTCCAAGATGAACCGTGCCCTGCGGGAGTTCCGCATCCGCGGCGTCAAGACCAACATCCCCTTCCTGCTGAACGTGCTGGAGAACCAGAAGTTCCTGCACGGCGTCCTCGACACCTACTTCATCGACGAGCACCCGCAGCTGTTCAAGTTCAAGCCCTCGCTGAATCGCGCCCAGAAGCTGCTCAACTACATGGGTGAGGTGCTGGTCAACGGACCGCAGACGCCGCTGGCCACCACCCTGAAGCCCGCCATCGTCTCGCCGCACGTTCCCGAGGTTCCGCTGG TTACGGAACCCCCGAAAGGACTTCGCGAGGTTCTCGTTTGCGGAGGACCCGAGGCCTTCGCCAAAGAGGTGCGCAGCCGCAAGGAGCTGCTGCTCATGGACACCACCTTCCGCGACGCCCACCAGTCGCTGCTGGCCACCCGCGTCCGATCCCACGACCTGCTGAAGATCTCCCCCTTCGTGGCGCACAAGTTCAACAACCTGTACTCCCTGGAGAACTGGGGCGGAGCCACCTTCGACGTGGCGCTGCGCTTCCTGCACGAGTGCCCCTGGGAGCGGCTGGAGGAGATGCGCAAGCGCATCCCGAACATTCCCTTCCAGATGCTGCTGCGCGGAGCCAACGCCGTCGGCTACACCAGCTACCCGGACAACGTGGTCTACAAGTTCTGCGAGCTGGCCGTCCAGACCGGCATGGACATCTTCCGGGTGTTCGACTCGCTCAACTACCTGCCCAACCTGATCCTCGGCATGGACGCCGCGGGCAAGGCGGGCGGCGTGGTGGAGGCGGCCATCTCCTACACCGGCGACGTCAGCGATCCCCAGCGCACCAAGTACGACCTGAAGTACTACACCAACCTGGCCGACGAGCTGGTCAAGGCGGGCACCCACGTGCTCTGCATCAAGGACATGGCGGGTCTGCTCAAGCCCGAAGCAGCCAG GCTCCTCATCACCGCCATTCGGGACAAGCACCCCGACATCCCGATCCACATCCACACCCACGACACCTCCGGAGCGGGAGTGGCCTCCATGCTGGCCTGCGCCAATGCCGGAGCGGATGTGGTGGACGTGGCGGTCGACTCGATGAGCGGCATGACCTCCCAGCCGAGCATGGGCGCCGTGGTGGCCTCCCTGCAGGGCACTCCGCTGGACACGAACGTGGACCTGCGCACGGTGTCGGAGTACTCCGCCTACTGGGAGCAGACGCGCACCCTGTACGCCCCCTTCGAGTGCACGACGACGATGCGGTCGGGCAACGCGGATGTCTACCTGAACGAGATCCCCGGCGGACAGTACACCAACCTGCAGTTCCAGGCCTTCTCGCTGGGACTGGGCGACTTCTTCGAGGACGTGAAGAAGGCCTACCGCGAGGCCAACCTGCTGCTGGGCGACATCATCAAGGTGACGCCCTCGTCGAAGGTGGTGGGCGATCTGGCCCAGTTCATGGTCCAGAACAACCTGACCGCCGACCAGGTGCTGGAGCGGGCCGAGGAGCTCTCGTTCCCCAAGTCGGTGGTGGAGTACCTGCAGGGCTCCATTGGCATCCCGCACGGCGGATTCCCCGAGCCCCTGCGCTCGCGCGTCCTCAAGGACATGCCCCGCATCGAGGGTCGTCCGGGCGCCGAGCTGAAGGACCTGGACTTCGACAAGCTGAAGAAGGACCTCAAGGAATCTCACTCGTGCATCACCAACCGCGACGTAATGTCGGCCGCCCTCTATCCCCAGGTGACGAACGACTTCCTGAACTTCCGCGACCAGTACGGACCCGTCGACAAGCTGGACACGCGCATCTTCCTCACGGGACCCAATGTGGGCGAGGAGTTCGACGTCCCGCTGGAGCGCGGAAAGACGCTGAGCGTGAAGGCCTTGGCCGTGTCCGCCGATCTCAAGCCCAACGGCATCCGAGAGGTCTTCTTCGAGCTAAACGGACAGCTGCGCGCGGTCCACATTCTGGACAAGGAGGCCGTCAAG GAGATCCATGTGCATCCCAAGGCCAACAAGTCGAACAAGAGCGAGGTGGGCGCCCCCATGCCCGGAACCGTCATCGATATCCGCGTGGAGGTCGGCGACAAGGTCGAGAAGGGTCAGCCCCTGGTTGTGCTCTCGGCCATGAAGATGGAGATGGTGGTGCAGTCGCCATTGGCTGGCGTCGTCAAGAAGCTGGAGATCGCCAACGGAACGAAGCTCGAGGGCGAGGACCTCATCATGATTATCGAATAG
- the LOC108067883 gene encoding transducin beta-like protein 3, producing MLASISEKSYAAEARYTNFYAGGDIAWSADGHHLYCLNGAVVNQVDVQTSQIQQSFGAAASSAENKRSTEQDNIDVEDDAITCFGLSQEHLVTAHRSGLLRLWQLATGKLVKLWKAQHKGPVIRVEFSPCGRLICTSGGADATLRLWDYSNNSCLGALKDFSGPAWLLVFHPNVLRKEIYAGGADNTVYAWNYETKTLLHKMRGHLSQVTGLSFRSNSSDCNEVVTVSRDKVLIVWQLQEQLESRQLKVLPLYEELEGVVYADEGRQIIVASGSGKLQQVDAQSWKIRDLLCQSDFQISRLLHCSELKQLALVTTEQNILVYDVESLEPIKHLVGYNDEILDMCFMGDNDRYLAVATNSKHFKLYDTEHDMNCKLIVGHSDTVMSLAASQNLLISVGKDCSVRLWRLQHDKDCSLEALTQQANCHTSTIGCVAMTHNGATGFASVSQDGSMKVWQLARSKEDRNAYSFNLRYAALSHDKEVNCVAYAPNNKLIATASQDKTAKVWLAESNSLQGVLRGHTRGVWSVRFSPVDQVVLTSSSDCTLRLWSIGNFACIKRFDQECTILRAEFLDHGKFILSAASDGLLKLWNIKTNTCLQSLDEHNDRVWALAVSGRSNRIFYTGGADSKLIRFGDVTQATRNEALDQRQATLEQEQTLHSLLHAQKQLHKAFVLALNLNKPKASFDIINHFVRQRDEPGLRQLVDQLNVDQRVALLQHVKAWTTNSRHSQVGNLILKHLIGDALQDPKARFYNNGNMVEVLTPYVQRHFKRVTELNKELAFLEFIVKCM from the exons ATGCTGGCCAGTATCAGCGAAAAAAG CTACGCGGCGGAGGCACGCTACACCAACTTCTACGCCGGCGGCGACATCGCCTGGAGCGCGGATGGCCATCATCTGTACTGCCTGAATGGAGCCGTTGTAAATCAGGTGGATGTGCAGACATCCCAAATCCAGCAGAGTTTCGGGGCAGCCGCCTCGTCGGCGGAGAACAAGAGATCGACCGAGCAGGACAACATCGATGTCGAGGATGACGCCATCACCTGCTTCGGACTGTCCCAGGAGCACCTGGTCACCGCCCACCGGAGTGGCCTGCTCAGGCTGTGGCAGCTGGCCACCGGCAAGCTGGTCAAGCTGTGGAAGGCCCAGCACAAGGGGCCAGTCATCCGGGTGGAGTTCAGTCCCTGCGGCAGGCTAATCTGCACCAGCGGCGGAGCGGACGCCACACTCAGACTGTGGGACTACTCGAACAACAGCTGCCTGGGTGCCCTCAAGGATTTCTCGGGCCCCGCTTGGCTCCTCGTCTTCCATCCCAATGTGCTGCGCAAGGAGATCTACGCCGGGGGTGCGGACAACACGGTCTATGCCTGGAACTACGAGACCAAGACGCTGCTGCACAAGATGCGGGGTCACCTCTCGCAGGTTACTGGCCTGAGTTTCAGGAGCAACTCGTCCGACTGCAATGAGGTGGTGACCGTGAGTCGGGACAAAGTGCTGATCGTGTGGCAGCTGCAGGAGCAGTTGGAGAGCAGGCAGCTGAAGGTTCTCCCACTGTACGAGGAACTGGAGGGAGTCGTTTACGCCGATGAGGGACGCCAGATAATCGTGGCCAGTGGGTCGGGCAAGTTGCAGCAGGTGGACGCTCAGTCGTGGAAGATCAGGGACCTTCTCTGCCAGTCCGATTTCCAAATCAGCAGACTGCTGCACTGCAGCGAGCTCAAGCAGTTGGCACTGGTCACCACGGAGCAGAATATCCTTGTCTATGACGTCGAGAGTCTGGAGCCCATTAAGCACCTGGTGGGCTACAACGACGAGATTCTGGACATGTGCTTCATGGGCGACAACGATCGCTACCTGGCCGTGGCCACCAACAGCAAGCACTTCAAGCTGTACGACACGGAGCACGACATGAACTGCAAGCTGATCGTGGGCCACTCGGACACCGTCATGTCCCTGGCTGCCTCCCAGAATCTGCTCATTTCCGTGGGCAAGGACTGCAGCGTGCGGCTGTGGCGGCTGCAGCACGACAAGGACTGCTCGCTCGAGGCTCTGACGCAGCAGGCCAACTGCCACACATCCACCATTGGCTGCGTGGCCATGACGCACAACGGAGCCACCGGCTTTGCGTCCGTCAGCCAGGACGGCAGCATGAAGGTGTGGCAGCTGGCCAGGTCCAAGGAGGATCGCAACGCGTACTCCTTCAACCTGCGCTACGCAGCGCTCTCCCACGACAAGGAGGTGAACTGCGTGGCCTATGCCCCGAACAACAAGCTCATTGCCACCGCATCGCAGGACAAGACGGCCAAGGTCTGGCTGGCGGAGTCCAACTCGCTGCAGGGCGTGCTGCGGGGTCACACGCGCGGCGTGTGGAGTGTGCGCTTCTCGCCGGTGGACCAGGTCGTGCTCACCTCGTCCTCGGACTGTACCCTGCGCCTCTGGTCCATCGGCAACTTTGCGTGCATTAAACGCTTCGACCAGGAGTGCACCATCCTCCGAGCCGAGTTCCTGGATCATGGCAAGTTCATCCTTTCCGCCGCTTCGGACGGGCTTCTCAAGCTGTGGAACATCAAGACCAACACATGCCTGCAGTCCCTAGACGAGCACAACGATAGAGTCTGGGCTCTGGCCGTTTCCGGCAGGAGCAATCGGATCTTCTACACCGGAGGGGCTGACTCCAAGCTGATTCGCTTCGGCGATGTCACGCAGGCAACGCGCAACGAGGCACTGGACCAGCGGCAGGCCACCTTGGAGCAGGAGCAGACACTCCACTCACTGCTGCACGCCCAGAAGCAACTCCACAAGGCCTTCGTGCTGGCCTTGAACCTGAACAAGCCGAAGGCCAGCTTCGACATTATCAACCACTTTGTGCGGCAGCGGGATGAGCCTGGACTGCGCCAACTGGTGGACCAGCTGAACGTCGACCAGCGGGTGGCGCTGCTGCAGCACGTCAAGGCCTGGACCACCAACTCGCGACACTCGCAGGTGGGCAACCTGATCCTAAAGCACCTGATAGGAGATGCTCTGCAGGATCCCAAGGCGAGATTCTACAACAATGGCAACATGGTCGAGGTACTCACGCCCTACGTCCAGCGCCACTTTAAGCGGGTCACCGAACTGAACAAGGAGCTGGCCTTCCTGGAGTTTATTGTCAAGTGCATGTAG